ACAGAAACAAGCACGCCGTTTATTCTCTTTGTCTTTCGACACTCCTCCAGAGAAATGCATCAAATATAATACTGTTTGACTGTTTGTTATTACCGTGACCTGACTATTATTTTCTTTCTGTACTgtttttgtcctttttttttcACGGTGCATTATTCTTACACTTGATGCTCATTAATTGTTGAAGGGGATCAGAAAACTGTGTTGTGAGTTGTTGGATCTGAAAGATTCTGTGGAAAATTTATGCGGGAATACTAGAGCAAAATATTTGGCTTTTTTGAGGTAACGTACGAATCCCTTGTCATTTATCCATGCATAGTTAGATGGTTGATGGTATATAGCTATAGCTGCAATATTCCTTAGAGCATTTTGTTTGTCGTTTCTAAATTCAGAAATTTTCATGTTATACTTCGTGGGTAGACATAAACCACCTACCTGCTTCAGATACTTGGTCCTTTAGAATAGCAGGAAACCTTGTTTCATATCATGTATGATCGTTAAGATTTTGTCGTAGCCAAATCTGTAGTATAGTGTTATTGCATTATGATTCTATTGCCGTTTTGCTAAGATGAGTTAGTGATGGAGACACTGGGAGCATTCGACAATATTGGACTATTCTTTTGTCATACCCTTTCGGGTTTGGTTGGAGGGGATTCTAGGTGATAGCTTGTCAGTGTGGCATACTGACTCTTTCCATGTAAGAGAAACTATATAACTTAAGAAATATTTAACGAGTAGATGGCTCAATCAGAGGCAAGAACTCTTCACATCAGTTAGACCATGAAGGATTTCTGTGAAGAACAACCTATAGTAAAGTTGTCAAGGATTTCTGAGATCCTTATATGATTGATTTAGGTCAGATCTTTTTCCCTAAACACCGACATTTTAATGGCTTTTCTTATTCTTATAGTACTGTGAAGCATGTTAGGATGTTTGCCATGCTATTTTATTTGAACAGTCTACATTTTTGGACACATCTGCGTTTTTATCTTAACTTCTTTAAAAAAAATTCTGACAaaaacttatttaaatacaaataAATCTCATTATTTGCAAGATTTTTCATTGAATAAACGTGACACAAACAGTCCTAGATCTTTTCTGGTTGTGGCACATGGCAATTATCATTCCCTGAACACTGATATGAGACGGTAAACTTATCTCTCTTCATTCTGGGAATGAATTGTCCCCTTCTTATCCATAGCATTTCAAACATGTGACAGTGGTAATTTCGGTAGCATCAGTCGAGTCTTCAGTCGCCTAGGCTCCTAGCCTAAAATTGACTTTGATTCTTCTCATCTGAAGCTAAATTTCATGATGCTTCATTTCACTCATTGTCTAAAGGTTATATTTATAATGTGTATTATGTATCACAGACTCTCGGAAGAAGTTGTTGAAATGGACCATGAACTAGTCGAATTAAGAAAGCACATATCCGCCCAAGGAATTCTGATACAAGATCTCGCGAATGGTGTATTTCATGAATTAGAGGAGTGGATCAAAGCTGATGATCATGAAGATCAATCTGATTCTCAACTTTATGATCTCGAAGACCTCTCTTTTAAAGACACAGATGCAAAGAGGATATTTTTGGAAAAGATTGATATCCTCTTAGCTGAGTGTAAGCTGCAGGAAGCAATGGAAGCTATGGATATCGAGGAAAGAAGTGCAGCTGAGCTGAGAAGTAATGAAGCTTCCTCTTATAAATCTGCTTTCCTAAAAAGGAAGGCCAATTTAGAGAATCAGCTAGTCAAAATTGCTGAGCAACCTTCACTTGGCGGTGCCGAGTTTAAGCAGGCGTTATACGCATTGTTAAAACTCGGGAAAGGTCCTTTAGGCCATCATATACTACTTAAGAGATATGCGTCTCGCCTCCGAAAGAGAATTGGCGCTTTTATTCCATTATGTTCTCATTTTCCTCATACATACCCAGTGACTTTGTCCAAAATTGTGTTTTCTTTTATCTCATTGGCGGCAAAAGAATCTCATTCTATTTTTGGTGACGATCCTATATATAGAAACAAAGTGGTTCAGTTGGCAGAGGAGGAAATTGAGTCTTTTGTACGAGTGGTGAAGGAAAATGGCCAGTCCTCTGACACAGTATCGGCTTTACATGCTGCTAGCGTTTGTGTTCAGGCTAGCCTCAGCAGCTGTGTAGTTCTAGAAGAACAGGGCCTCAAATTGTCTAAGTTGCTGATGATACTCTTGCAACCTTACATGGAAGAAGTGCTAGAGATGAACTTTAGACGATGTAGGCGAGTACTTTCTGACATGGCAGAAAATGAAAATATTCCCATGTTGTCTCCTCGGTTTCTTTCTCCATTGTCAGTTTTTGCCCCGTCATCTGAAAGTTCCCTCATAAGTACAGGAGTGAAATTCATCTTCCTTGTGAATGTAAGTTCCTTTGTTAACTGCACTTATTGTGTAAATAACGATTCGTAAATTTTGACTGGGAAGCTCTTGATGATCATGATTCACCTGTCCTGAGTTAGCGTAGGTAAATTATTCTTTTCACTAACAATCTTTTTGTGGTTATGAAATATGGATTTCGAAATGTGGGAAgcaaatttattattatttttttttctcgCCTTTGATTTTGCCGGAAAACCAAAACAgccttgtttttggtttttattttggtaATCAGAGCATCATGCATGTACAAATAGTACAGCGTAGAAAAGTGTCAGGGTTTTGGTAAGATTTTTTTGGGTGCGGATTTtaacttttttttattaaattctaATCACTAATGTGACAAACGGAATTGTCTTATGATAAATAATAAAGTTCAAATTTTCCGTCAGTTGTTGTTCACCCCATCTTCAAGTTGGAAGATGTTCATATATTTCTGTGATTTGTCCCATTCTCTTATTCTCTCTTGTTGGAAATTACAGGATATAACTGAGCAGCTATCGCAGATGGCTATTATTCACTTTGGAGGAAATGTACTGAATAGAATTGTTCAGCTATTCGATATTCATGTCGACCTTCTAATAAAAGCTTTACCAAGCCCGTCAGAGGACGATGGCATGACAGAGCTAAAAGAGGTTCTTCCTTTCAAAGCTGAGACCGATTCACAACAGCTTGCACTTTTGGGAGTCGCTTATACAATTGTAGATGAGCTACTGCCAATGTCGGTATCAAAAATATGGAAAATCCATATGAGAAATAATGATGAAGGGGCTGAATTGCCTGAAAGCATCATGCCAGTTGGAGGTAATGCTGTCGAGTTCAAGGACTGGAGACGCCAGCTTCAACATTCGTTGGATAAGCTGCGAGATTATTTCTGCAGGCAATACGTTTTAAACTTTATATATTCTAGAGAAGGCAAAGCACGTCTTGATGCCAGAATTTatgttgatggagaaggggaagACATACATTGGTACTCTGATCCACTTCCATCACTTCCGTTCCAGGTATttttaaagattttttttttttttttttttggtagaagggCTAATCATTTTCATATCCAATGTAGTCAAAAGATTCACTTTCGATTCCATTGATGAATCGATTCATCCTCTTTGAGGGATGATATTGTACCATGTCTTTTTTATGCGCCTTGTTAAATTGTAAATCCCTTAATAAGTAaggtttacattttgttttggcgTATATCGGGGAATACGCGGATAGCCAAAGTGAATTGTCGAAGTAACATAGGTCTATTTAGCTGCAGACAGCTATATTTAGTTTTGAGGGCTCAAATTACTTTCTGTTCTCTGAATTTTCCAGCCAAACTTCGAGCTAATTTGTGAcggaacctttttttttttttggtggcaATGGCAGGCTTTGTTTGCAAGGCTTCAACAATTAGCAGCTGTTGCCGGAGATGTGTTATTGGGGAAAGACAAACTTCAAAAAGTCCTACTTGCAAGGTTGACTGAAACAGTAGTCATGTGGCTGGCTGATGAACAAGAATTTTGGTGTGTGTTTGAGGATGAGACGGTGCCATTAAAGCCTTTTGGTTTGCAACAGGTTCTTCATCTTATCTGATCTTAGGCTTTTCATTGTGAATGAGAGACAAAAGACTTGAATTTCTGGACTCGTTTTTTCTTACTGGAAAACTTTCTGTATTTGGGTGGCAGGTTCTACTCGATAAGAATGGATAGTCGTTTCTTTGCTTAAACCTGTATATCTTTCTCGTCGTTTGAAAATATTTAGGCTTTCGTTTGTCTCTTAAATACTCCGTAGTTAAAATGGAAACGATACTACCCCTTTCACTCGGAGTCGCCCTTACTGGGTCATTCAAAGTTTCAAACAAATTTATTACATTTCCGTTTTTCTAGGTAAATTTTGACACTGAGACAATATACCCTCTGAAAGTTTGCGGTTTCCACTGTTGATGTTTTTTACTTACCCCCTGCATCCCCTTGCCATAAATTCCATTCTCTTAGAACTCGTGCCATATGCGAATGGAGAAGGCAAGTTTTTCTTACAATATTACCTTGCTGTTTGAAAAGATAATGACATATTCACTCTCGGTCACTGCAGTTGATTCTTGATATGCATTTTACCGTTGAAATTGCACGTTTTGCTGGTTATCCATCAAGACATGTCCTGCAGCTTGCATCTGGGATTATTGCTCGTGCTGTCAAAACTTTTTCGGCAAGAGGCATTGATCCTCAAAGGTATCCTTTTTACTTGCCCGATTACGTCTGAGAATTTTCACACAGACTTATTCTCATTTGTATCAATGTGGATTCTGTAGCACGCTTCCCGAGGATGAGTGGTTCTCAGAGACTGCCCGGACATCTATAAATAAACTACTGCTTGGAGTTTCTGGTTCAGAAGTATCGGAAGCAGAAGAAGAACACATCTTTTTACATGATGATCACATTGTCTCGGATTCTGATGACTCGATTTCAAGCTGTTCATCGGTTGATTCCTTCCATTCTTTTGTCTCAGCGGAAATGGGAGCCGATCCTGATGCCTAATTTTCAGCTGGGGAGTACAAACTACAATATTAAGTGCTTGGAATGTTGAATGGACTAAATTATAAGCagaaaccctcacaaaaaccgtaTACGAGTCCTTTTCTTGTTAGAACCTCAATAGATAGATGCACTCAGAAAATGTGAAGTTCAATGTTATTACTTCTCCTAGATTATGTTATTGTGCCTCAGTATCAGAGACTAAGAAAACGGATCTGAAGTACGCGGTGATTTGGGGTACTATACATTTGGCCATTTGGGTTCCGATATGTTTCAAGAAGGAACCATAGAAACGAAGGAACCCGAGTGTGTTAACATTGGGTCATTCAAGAGTAAGAGTTAGCTTGATGCTAGCAGAATTTGAGTCACATTGGACCGATTTGAGCTTCAAATCTTTTTCATTTATGTCTCCGACACTCCGCTTGAATACAGGCCGAGTCAGTTTTACCATCCTGTAAGAAAGTTGGAAGGCAATCAAGTCGTATACGCTTTCTTTTTCGGGAACATCTTCCATAAAACAGGTTTACAATAGTTATTGTAAAACAGTTTTACGATAAAACTTGTTAAAAACGTTTTACATTCTCTCTTCGGATTGTTTCAAAGCTTGTGGAGTATGCATTATTTATCAAAATAGGGTATAATTCAGGGCCGTCTCGGAGTTTTCGGGGCCCCTGTGCGAAATCTAAAGATGAGGCCCTACATAACATTTTACGAAactattttataaaaaaaattaaaaaaagggGGCCTATATAACATTTTACGAAACTGTTTTATAtaaaacaatgaaaaaaaaagacATAAATGTTGGTATTGGGTTTTGAACTTGAGTCTTGTGTTTAAAATCTACTTACTAACCACCAAGACACTAGCTTTCAATGAGTTTTTAGAGGCCCAAAGTTTATTTATCCTTACTTTACTTTGGTTTTCTGGGCCAAAAAATTTGGGGCCCTGTGCAGCCGCGCGGCCCGCACGGGCCCAAAGACGCCTCTGGTATAATTTAACCCATTTAAAGCTTAAGACAAATGTGTTCGTCCAAGGCTACTacatcctcctatatactaaggagtcgtttggttgatcaaggaatttaattttcctaggaacttcaatttcatgggaattaagttTAAATTCCATGGGAACTTCCAATGATCAAGGGGGGAGTAGGTAAGCCAATTCCTACATCATGTAAGCATTGGAAGTTTTTGGGAACTTCTAATTCCCCCATTTTTCAAAAaatatggcaaccaaacaacccatgtttttgcaattcatgggattttccaaTTCCTGTGTTTTTCAAGtgtcaaccaaacaacccctaagaGAATACAAATTCTCAAatattttccctccaaaaggaaTCTCGGTAAATAAGAAAACGTACAAATTTTTCtttcattacttttttttttcttttatacaATCTTTTAATCACTATATAAAGTTTTCTAAACTTAATTGTAatcatttaattaaaataaaacaaaactgatataaatataaaaattataaatttctaaatatttttattagtgttattattatatattagaaaATGACTTAACACATTATTACCATGTataaaaaaaaactataaaaataGTATTAGTTTAGAGTTTTAGCTTCTAATACTTACAAGTAAATATATATTCTTccactttaatttaatttaatctcTCTTATTCATAAtgtgtaaatatttaaatttcattaaaatttattatttttatttgctAAGCTCTCTAACATCACGATCTAAAAAAACCGTGCATTTATGCACGGGATTTACACTAGTTTGATAGACAAATGGGCATTGGCCGACATGGACTTTGGATATTTTGGCCACGTTGCCAAGGCTTGAATAACTGAAGTGACTAAATGGAGAGTTTTTAATGAATTTTGAGCATTTGAACTGTAACATGAAAGGCCCACTGGGACTCTCTATGATGGCAAATAAGACGTACCAAAATGGGTGATAATGAATTAATGATTGAGTGAGCTGGAGTTAAGATCATCTGCTTATATCTTGTTAATCGGATTAACGGATCGAATGGGACTctgacctggcaaaacgggtcatcGGGTCGAGTCAGTTCTAGTCTCTCATATTATCGGGTTATTTCAAGTCGGGTCGGATCGTTTCAGGTGTTTTTTGGGTATATTGGTCGGGTCAAGCGGATCAGATTATTCGAGTTCGGGTCATTTACGGGTTAATGACTAAACTAGAAAAAAAAGTACATATAGTGTTACTACCCATTTTTTTTTGTTCAGTTAGATTTATGTTTTATCGGGTCGTTTTCGGGTCGGGTGGTTTTGGATCGGGTCAACAAAGTTCGGGtcaggtcaattcgggtttcaGGTCAAAGACGGGGGTTGTagttcgggtctcgggtcagccttttcgggtcgggtcgggttttgtTAGGTCTAAATGGGGGTGGATCGAATGGAAGTGGGACCGGTTATTTGTTGTAAACGAATTATTAAAGGGTAATAGTTAAATTCAAGTTCGATTCAAATTGTGTGATTTGGAGTTAGGGATTATTTGAATGTTCTATGAGGAGATATTTGTCGATTGCTCATCTACTCGAAACCTCATACTCACTAATTCGAATTAAATTGGACCAGCCTCATAACTTGACCCGACTCTCAATCGGAACCTGAAATATCCTGGTCCCACTTGATCGCCCAAATGGCCAAATATTtacggaattactttttcacatacgaattttactctttcacatacactttttcataaatTTTTCATATCATACCCTTTTCTAAACCTAGTTTCTCTAAAATCGAATCTAATAATTTCTTGAATAATTGATTATAATTACCAAACTAGTGAATTAACTTTGTTGTTTAGtaattattaatttgttttattgAATTATTAGGGtttattaattgttaattagAGACATTAATTGTAGTGGTATAACCATGTATCCCCAATTCTCTTCCGTGTTTTTCCTTTTCAATCTTCAATTCTTAACAAGGACGGTGTCGGAGCAGGGGGAGGGGACAGTGCGGCAGGTATGGTGGTTGATGGTGGTCGGAGCAGGGGGGCTGCGGGAGAGAGGGGGGAAGGAGTGCGGGAGTGGGCGCCGTGCATGAGGTGGTGGTGGTAGTCGGTCGTGGGCTAGGGTAGGCAGATCCGGGGAAGGGAGGGTTAGGAATGGGTCGTCCGATGGGTGGGTAGGGTGGTCGGCGGTGGTCGGAGCAGGGGGAGGGAGAATACGTGGAAAGGGAGTGAGTTAGAGGGAGAACTGAGCCGTAGAGGGAATGCACAGCACGGGGGAGTGCGGACTAAGGAGGCTGACGCCGGCCGGAGAGAGAGCGGTTGGCGTGAGGGTTGCTGATCGGAGGTGATAAAGGGAGGTAATGAATGGAGGTGGTGCTGACAGGTGACTGGCGAGGGAGAGATGAGAAGGACGAAAAAAATTAATTTGGTGAGGGATgaaaaaaatgacaagggtaataatgtaaaatgcgtatgtgaaagagtaaaattcgtatgtgaaaaagcacgacCCAATATTTATTGTGTCGTGTGATGACTATAATTCCTAAATCCAAACTAATAAGACCGATTAAaactaataataaaataatttgatCCCTATCCAAATCCAAACTAATAAGACCCACACCCAACCACATAAGCCCGTTGATCAAGTCCTACTCGAACTCCCAAACAAGACTCATATTTCATCAGACAAATGGGCGTCAAATGTTGGCCTGGTTTGTTTCGGTTTAAGATACGAGGAGGAGTGGGATATGCCGAATCAATTGTTTCGGTTGCTGCAACAAGATGTTGGAGGCGTTTCATGGCCTCGCTTATTTCCGTTTTATGCTTTCTATTTTTTATTTTGGCATTTCGTTTTAAGTTTTGGGCCTTCCCCGCTTATATGTACAAAAAAAACATTATTTTCAAATGTGTTATTATCAAATTATTCATACAGATCGAGTCGATTTTGTTAGACCGAGATTTATACTCCACTTAAAGACGTGTACACTTCTTATAAAAACCCAAACCAAATCGAACCTCCAAGAAACAAATGGTAACGTTATAAAAAGGCGTTACAAAACATTTGCTGTCATTTGTATTACGAATCGAAGAACACAAAGAGGAGATTATTAATTAGAAAAAAGTCCAAATTTTCTGGGTTTCTCTAACACGTAATCTTCTCGATTCGTAACCCTAATTTCCCAGATCCATCCTAATCAATCAATCATTTACCTTTCCTCTATCTCGATTCATCAATTATGTCGTACGCTTATCTTTTCAAGTACATCATCATTGGAGATACCGGTATAATTCAATcctttctcccgatttttttcgttttttttttcgtatgATTATTTGTGTTTTTGTTCGTAATTTGTTATATTGATTCAATTTTGTGGTTTTGTGATGGTATTGTTGTGATTTGTTGATTTTTGGTTGAA
The Silene latifolia isolate original U9 population chromosome 11, ASM4854445v1, whole genome shotgun sequence genome window above contains:
- the LOC141611016 gene encoding exocyst complex component EXO84C isoform X2 — its product is MISHTMKESSLNLRSTLSINPILKRKLCCELLDLKDSVENLCGNTRAKYLAFLRLSEEVVEMDHELVELRKHISAQGILIQDLANGVFHELEEWIKADDHEDQSDSQLYDLEDLSFKDTDAKRIFLEKIDILLAECKLQEAMEAMDIEERSAAELRSNEASSYKSAFLKRKANLENQLVKIAEQPSLGGAEFKQALYALLKLGKGPLGHHILLKRYASRLRKRIGAFIPLCSHFPHTYPVTLSKIVFSFISLAAKESHSIFGDDPIYRNKVVQLAEEEIESFVRVVKENGQSSDTVSALHAASVCVQASLSSCVVLEEQGLKLSKLLMILLQPYMEEVLEMNFRRCRRVLSDMAENENIPMLSPRFLSPLSVFAPSSESSLISTGVKFIFLVNDITEQLSQMAIIHFGGNVLNRIVQLFDIHVDLLIKALPSPSEDDGMTELKEVLPFKAETDSQQLALLGVAYTIVDELLPMSVSKIWKIHMRNNDEGAELPESIMPVGGNAVEFKDWRRQLQHSLDKLRDYFCRQYVLNFIYSREGKARLDARIYVDGEGEDIHWYSDPLPSLPFQALFARLQQLAAVAGDVLLGKDKLQKVLLARLTETVVMWLADEQEFWCVFEDETVPLKPFGLQQLILDMHFTVEIARFAGYPSRHVLQLASGIIARAVKTFSARGIDPQSTLPEDEWFSETARTSINKLLLGVSGSEVSEAEEEHIFLHDDHIVSDSDDSISSCSSVDSFHSFVSAEMGADPDA
- the LOC141611016 gene encoding exocyst complex component EXO84C isoform X1, coding for MESSEEEDDFSYHEGIIPQSKINSLYQSHTEKGIRKLCCELLDLKDSVENLCGNTRAKYLAFLRLSEEVVEMDHELVELRKHISAQGILIQDLANGVFHELEEWIKADDHEDQSDSQLYDLEDLSFKDTDAKRIFLEKIDILLAECKLQEAMEAMDIEERSAAELRSNEASSYKSAFLKRKANLENQLVKIAEQPSLGGAEFKQALYALLKLGKGPLGHHILLKRYASRLRKRIGAFIPLCSHFPHTYPVTLSKIVFSFISLAAKESHSIFGDDPIYRNKVVQLAEEEIESFVRVVKENGQSSDTVSALHAASVCVQASLSSCVVLEEQGLKLSKLLMILLQPYMEEVLEMNFRRCRRVLSDMAENENIPMLSPRFLSPLSVFAPSSESSLISTGVKFIFLVNDITEQLSQMAIIHFGGNVLNRIVQLFDIHVDLLIKALPSPSEDDGMTELKEVLPFKAETDSQQLALLGVAYTIVDELLPMSVSKIWKIHMRNNDEGAELPESIMPVGGNAVEFKDWRRQLQHSLDKLRDYFCRQYVLNFIYSREGKARLDARIYVDGEGEDIHWYSDPLPSLPFQALFARLQQLAAVAGDVLLGKDKLQKVLLARLTETVVMWLADEQEFWCVFEDETVPLKPFGLQQLILDMHFTVEIARFAGYPSRHVLQLASGIIARAVKTFSARGIDPQSTLPEDEWFSETARTSINKLLLGVSGSEVSEAEEEHIFLHDDHIVSDSDDSISSCSSVDSFHSFVSAEMGADPDA